From Coffea arabica cultivar ET-39 chromosome 2e, Coffea Arabica ET-39 HiFi, whole genome shotgun sequence, the proteins below share one genomic window:
- the LOC140036337 gene encoding uncharacterized protein, with protein sequence MEEFNEVMFNCALSNVDFDGAQFTWTNGTVWQRLDRALTNVAWNEVFGCSKVSHLSRGRSDHAPLLIQYGDVTATAPSFRFLNVWRNHSEFLPVVRKVWQTPVSATGMRRFFFKLCNTKAKLRQWNRDSFGYISQTIRDAEDFLQPRELEYDNARDEITKARLGEARAAHTHALAIECDYWRQKASIKWIQSGDGNTKFFHSVVRK encoded by the coding sequence ATGGAAGAGTTTAATGAGGTAATGTTCAATTGTGCCCTTTCGAATGTCGATTTTGATGGGGCACAGTTCACTTGGACTAATGGTACGGTTTGGCAGCGTTTGGATAGAGCCCTCACCAATGTTGCATGGAACGAGGTATTTGGGTGCTCTAAGGTCTCTCACCTTTCGCGCGGTCGTTCCGACCATGCCCCACTGCTGATTCAGTATGGTGATGTTACCGCTACCGCCCCCTCTTTTCGATTTTTGAATGTATGGAGGAATCACTCAGAGTTCTTGCCAGTCGTTAGGAAAGTGTGGCAGACACCGGTGAGTGCCACAGGCATGAGGCGCTTTTTCTTTAAGTTGTGCAATACCAAGGCTAAGCTTCGCCAATGGAATCGGGATTCCTTTGGTTACATATCCCAAACAATTAGGGACGCTGAGGACTTTCTCCAGCCGCGAGAATTGGAATATGACAATGCACGGGATGAGATCACGAAGGCTCGATTGGGGGAGGCTAGAGCGGCTCACACCCACGCCCTAGCAATTGAGTGTGACTACTGGCGACAGAAAGCTTCAATCAAATGGATTCAGTCGGGGGACGGAAATACCAAGTTTTTTCACTCGGTGGTTCGGAAATAG
- the LOC113729151 gene encoding uncharacterized protein, whose amino-acid sequence MNFISRVKDAAGQWIENIEGIKASVTNFFTTLFCSDREGRETPQVDFAVPKLNQLENSELHKLPTMEELKEVIFSMSQDSAPGPDGFSAGFYQASWVIICEDLLDAVLEFFEGGQQPRGCTSTSIVLIPKVVGASQWKEFRSISLCNFSSKLISKILANRINRLLPRLVSDWQTGFVPGREIVDNILLAQELVLDLDRRLKHSNLILKLDMEKTYDRVEWSFLLFMLRQFGFNEGNVNLIFQSFSNNWFSILREESRYYVSVGNRVPYLAFADDILIFARCSEDCLDGHSALFRRIGCFTGARGYSPREVLCPPKAVVQKLERICNSFLWDKPGGVKGIQWRSWDRFCYPVDEGGLGFRSFVDMSRAFACKLWWKLRKRDSIWVEFMHFKYIRGVHPMVAQVNRPPLPWRQLDKVRSIVESKIRWYLGRGFVDFWFDHWLSDRSLAEMAAVSDPPHMLLAEFYGDKGWSRDMLNNWLPTHLVQQVLQVQLFPDQDDLMVWGDSSSGSFSLKTAWAAVRRRRNMSIVDQRLWNATIPLKISFFVWKVLRGIVPVDLVLQNRGINLASCCSCCSAQGESLLHLFLDGPVAAQGRNKARFEGLPFDARGVIDMVESFAVQLGRAKVFKVAHFRGDSDDPWRALATSCCTHVHYLAVAWHRPPFQVVKLNTDASVCHGRGARGACSVTMRASSSLHSIRISGR is encoded by the exons ATGAATTTCATCTCCCGCGTTAAGGATGCTGCGGGTCAATGGATTGAGAATATAGAGGGTATTAAGGCTTCGGTGACCAATTTTTTTACCACTTTGTTTTGCTCCGATCGCGAAGGGAGGGAGACACCACAGGTGGACTTTGCGGTCCCAAAACTGAACCAGTTGGAGAATTCGGAGCTACACAAATTGCCCACCATGGAGGAGTTAAAGGAGGTCATCTTCTCTATGTCCCAGGACAGTGCGCCTGGCCCTGATGGCTTTAGTGCAGGTTTCTATCAAGCAAGCTGGGTGATAATTTGTGAGGATCTACTAGATGCGGTTTTGGAATTTTTTGAGGGTGGACAACAGCCGCGGGGGTGTACGAGCACGTCCATAGTTCTTATCCCAAAGGTAGTGGGTGCCTCGCAATGGAAAGAGTTTAGATCGATAAGCCTTTGTAATTTTAGCTCGAAGTtgatttccaaaattttggcaaaCCGTATCAATCGGCTGCTCCCCAGGTTGGTCTCCGACTGGCAGACGGGGTTTGTGCCAGGCAGGGAAATAGTAGACAATATTTTGCTGGCGCAAGAGTTAGTGCTGGATCTAGATCGACGGCTGAAGCACTCGAACCTTATTCTCAAATTGGATATGGAAAAGACGTACGACAGAGTTGAGTGGAGCTTTCTTCTTTTCATGCTACGCcagtttggcttcaatgaggGAAACgttaatttaatttttcaatccTTCTCGAACAACTGGTTCTCGATTTTG CGTGAAGAGAGTAGATATTACGTGTCGGTCGGGAATCGGGTTCCTTATCTTGCATTTGccgatgacatcctgatctttGCCAGGTGCTCTGAGGACTGCCTGGATGGGCACTCTGCCCTATTTCGTAG GATCGGCTGTTTCACTGGAGCTCGCGGTTACTCTCCTCGGGAG GTGTTGTGTCCCCCAAAGGCTGTGGTTCAAAAATTGGAGAGaatttgtaattcttttttgtGGGACAAACCAGGAGGGGTGAAAGGTATTCAGTGGAGGTCATGGGATAGGTTCTGCTATCCGGTTGACGAAGGAGGGTTGGGATTTCGTTCGTTCGTAGATATGAGCAGGGCCTTTGCTTGTAAGCTATGGTGGAAGCTACGGAAGAGAGATTCCATTTGGGTTGAATTTATGCACTTTAAGTATATAAGGGGGGTGCATCCCATGGTGGCCCAGGTTAATAGACCGCCGCTACCCTGGCGACAGTTGGACAAGGTTCGGTCGATCGTCGAGAGCAAAATTCGATGGTATTTGGGTAGGGGGTTCGTGGACTTTTGGTTTGATCATTGGTTATCCGATCGGTCTCTTGCTGAGATGGCGGCAGTCTCTGATCCTCCCCATATGCTACTGGCGGAGTTCTACGGAGATAAGGGGTGGAGTCGGGACATGCTAAATAATTGGTTGCCGACCCACTTGGTTCAGCAAGTCCTACAAGTTCAGTTGTTCCCCGATCAGGACGATTTGATGGTTTGGGGGGACTCGTCATCGGGTTCTTTTTCACTCAAAACAGCTTGGGCAGCAGTCCGACGGAGACGGAACATGTCGATAGTGGATCAACGACTTTGGAATGCAACTATTCCGTTGAagatttccttttttgtttggaaGGTGCTAAGGGGCATAGTCCCAGTCGACTTAGTTTTGCAGAATCGAGGTATTAATCTAGCCTCTTGCTGCTCGTGCTGCTCGGCCCAGGGGGAATCTTTGTTACATCTTTTCCTTGATGGCCCGGTTGCTGCACAG GGTCGGAACAAAGCAAGGTTTGAAGGGTTGCCCTTTGATGCTCGAGGGGTCATTGATATGGTGGAGAGCTTTGCGGTACAACTAGGACGGGCGAAGGTTTTTAAGGTGGCTCACTTCAGAGGGGATTCGGATGATCCATGGAGAGCCCTGGCTACCTCGTGTTGTACACATGTTCATTACTTGGCAGTTGCATGGCATCGTCCACCTTTCCAGGTCGTGAAGCTGAATACTGACGCGAGTGTCTGTCATGGCCGGGGAGCCAGGGGGGCTTGCTCCGTGACCATGAGGGCAAGCTCATCTTTGCATTCTATAAGGATTTCGGGGAGGTAG
- the LOC140036338 gene encoding uncharacterized protein, with protein MAAPWPTASTPSHTLHGATKSFADVTAGGEAVAVPELGSLGSHRGEPALIISRQELTALAVPFRNALIGRFALRRPPMESIRKFFVSLGLKGEVSVGLLDAKHVLIRPSLEEDYSRLFIRRMWFFQNSPMAISKWSMDFKADQDYSIAPVWVTLPGLPLPFFDKRSLLKLGSLLGRPLQLDAATLQLRRLSVVQMLVEIDVSTSPVKRVWIGDADCGQWQPVEYEAWPSFCGFCRKLGHTESGCYKKFPELLPSKVKEPAKALARPRVEKGSAQSAGAVVPPMRDKKFGSGANTPAWD; from the coding sequence ATGGCGGCCCCTTGGCCAACGGCCTCAACCCCGTCCCATACTCTTCATGGGGCGACAAAATCCTTTGCAGACGTCACAGCTGGAGGTGAGGCAGTGGCTGTCCCAGAGCTCGGCTCTCTTGGGTCTCATAGGGGCGAACCTGCCCTGATAATCTCCAGACAAGAGCTGACAGCACTGGCTGTGCCTTTTCGTAATGCTCTCATTGGCCGCTTTGCCTTGAGGAGGCCGCCAATGGAGAGTATTCGCAAGTTCTTCGTTTCGTTGGGTCTCAAAGGTGAGGTTTCGGTTGGCTTGCTCGATGCAAAACATGTGCTCATCAGACCTTCGCTGGAGGAGGATTACTCTAGGTTATTCATCCGTCGTATGTGGTTCTTCCAGAATTCTCCGATGGCGATCTCTAAGTGGTCGATGGATTTCAAGGCAGATCAGGACTACTCCATTGCCCCGGTTTGGGTGACTCTTCCAGGCCTGCCCTTACCGTTCTTTGACAAGAGATCCCTGCTAAAGCTGGGCTCTTTACTGGGTAGACCACTACAATTGGATGCGGCGACTCTGCAGTTGAGGAGGCTGTCGGTAGTGCAGATGTTGGTTGAGATCGATGTGTCGACTAGCCCGGTAAAACGGGTCTGGATAGGTGATGCAGATTGCGGTCAGTGGCAGCCAGTTGAGTATGAAGCTTGGCCCTCCTTTTGTGGTTTCTGCAGGAAGTTGGGCCACACGGAGTCGGGATGCTATAAGAAGTTCCCTGAGCTTCTACCTAGCAAGGTCAAGGAGCCTGCAAAGGCCCTTGCGCGTCCTCGGGTGGAAAAGGGTTCTGCTCAGTCAGCTGGGGCTGTTGTACCGCCAATGCGAGATAAGAAATTTGGGAGTGGGGCAAACACTCCTGCCTGGGATTGA